The sequence below is a genomic window from Methanocalculus natronophilus.
TCCGTGGAATACAGAGCCTTGAAACTCTCGCGTTTGAGGATGACCGGGCAGTCGGTGTCAGTATCGTCCGCCGTGCCCTCGAAGAGCCGGTCAGGCAGATCGGAAAGAACTCGGGCCTTGAAGGAGCTGATGTGATTGCACGGCTCAGGGGTGAAACCGATCAGAAGATCGGCTATAACGCAAAGAAAGGGGTCTATGAAGACTTAATCGCAAGTGGTGTCATCGACCCGGCGAAGGTCGTCAGGATCGGACTCCAGAATGCCGGATCGATTGCCGGGATGATCCTCTCAACAGAAGTGATCATCACCGATTATGATGATGAAAAAGATACAAAGAGCCAGACCATCATCATCTAAATCTTTTTTCAGGCAGATACCGGCGTCATGAACCCCTGTGCAATGCTCAGGATGCCGATTGCAATTGCAAATATACCTATATAGACAGCGACGAGGATGACTGCCCCAAGCATCGGGAAGATGATGAAGACTCCTCCGAGAATGACCAGGAGCAGACCTGAGAGACCATGCAGGATGCGATGAGTTCCAGGTCCAATTGCCGTTGCTGCAGCCCAGAGATCAGATAGCCCTGAGAGGATGGCAAGGACAGCAATCAGCAGGGTGAGTGTCACCGCCATGTACATCGGGTTCAAAACCCCAATGATCCCCCCGATGAATACGAGGATACCAGAGAGAAGGAGCAGAGTACCGGATGATCCCTCTGTTGTTCGGGCAAGTGAGAGGGAAATCAGCAGCAGTCCATTGGCAAGAATAAAAACCGCAAAGATAATTGCGACGATCTCGACTGTCAGGCCGGGCCAGAAGAGGACGATCATACCAAGAAGTATGGCAAGCGCCCCCCTCAGAAAATGGGGAGTTCCTGAATGTTCGTTCATAGGAAGAAGATGACCACCGCTATTCTTAATTATTCCTATCGTGGGTGGAGGAAGGGCTTATGATTGCTGCACACAATTAGTATAGGACACCTGACAGCACGTTTTTTGGAGGAGATCGTGGTCTTTTTTCATATCGTTGTAACAGATGACTGCAACCTTGCATGCAGGTACTGCCGCGGAGCACTCTTTGAAGAGCTTGACGAACCAGTTTGCCAGTCTGCCATCAGAGATGACCTCCCGATCTCATTTGATGAAACGCTTCTCAAAGAGCTCTATCGCTTTCTTGGATCAGACCCTGACCCTGTCCTCACCTTCATCGGGGGAGAGCCTCTCCTCAATACCGGACTCATCTGCAGGATTATGGATGAAGCACCCTGCTCAAGGTACATGCTCCAGACAAACGGCCTGCTCCTTGACCGCCTGCCAGGAGCATACCATAACCGCCTGGAGACTATCCTCGTCTCAATAGACGGCGACGCTGCACAGAATGATGCAAACCGCGGAGACGGAGTATATGAAAGGGTTCTTGCAAATGCCCGGATGATCCGATCCCAGGGGTATCGTGGTGAACTGATCGCACGAATGACCGTCTGCGAAGATATGGATATCCGGGCAATGGTCAGGCATCTCCAGGAGCTGCAGGAGAACCCCTTCTCCTCGATTCACTGGCAGCTGGATGCCAACTTCAGGGGCGATTATGCGGCAAGGAATGCCTCAGTCTGGATAGCAGAGAGCTATAACCCCGGAATATCAGCCCTGCTCCAGGACTGGGTCAGCCATATGCAGGTACATGGGGAGGTTCCCGGGTGGTATCCCTTCCTCCAGACAACTGAGGATCTCCTGACTGACTCGCCCACCCACCTGAGGTGCGGATCGGGTTTAACCAATTATACCATCCAGACAGATGGCTCAATCATACCCTGCCCGATCATGATCGGGATGGCTGACTATACACTTGGCACAATCAGCACCAGCAACCCACTGGCTCTGCCACAGGTTCAGCCCGGTTCACCCTGTAGGGATTGTGCAATACTCACCTTCTGTGGGGGAAGATGCCTCTATTCAAATATAGTAAAGCCGTGGCCGGATGATGGTGTCAGAGCAGTCTGTTCAACCATTTATCATCTCAGAGCAGAACTGTGTGGCCATCTCCCCACAATACGCAGGCTGATTGCGGATGGCAGAGTCAATATGGCATCTTTTCGGCACACAAGATATAATGGATGTGAGATCATCCCCTGATCAGAGAGGGAGATTGCTGCAATAGATACAAATGCTCATATAGTCCATATACAAAAAGTGATAAAAAAACCGGGGAATGCATGATGGAAGATGGCGGGAGAGAAACATCCAGGGCTGATGAGCTGATTCTGCGTGCACGCCTGGAGAGGGATCCCGCTCGAAAACTCTACTATGCAACCAGGGCAATCGAGCTGAGCCCGGACAATACAAAAGCCTGGATAGAGCGTGGGAAAGCCCTGCTCAAGTCCGGTATGCTCAGTGAGGCAGAAGAGCAGATCGGAGAGGTGATCCGGCAGGATCCCGATGATGGAGAGGGATGGTACCTGCATGGTCTTCTCATGAGCATGACAGGGAAACTGGATCATGCACAGGACAGCCTCGAGAAGGCAGCTGCAACACTCAAA
It includes:
- a CDS encoding TIGR04084 family radical SAM/SPASM domain-containing protein yields the protein MLHTISIGHLTARFLEEIVVFFHIVVTDDCNLACRYCRGALFEELDEPVCQSAIRDDLPISFDETLLKELYRFLGSDPDPVLTFIGGEPLLNTGLICRIMDEAPCSRYMLQTNGLLLDRLPGAYHNRLETILVSIDGDAAQNDANRGDGVYERVLANARMIRSQGYRGELIARMTVCEDMDIRAMVRHLQELQENPFSSIHWQLDANFRGDYAARNASVWIAESYNPGISALLQDWVSHMQVHGEVPGWYPFLQTTEDLLTDSPTHLRCGSGLTNYTIQTDGSIIPCPIMIGMADYTLGTISTSNPLALPQVQPGSPCRDCAILTFCGGRCLYSNIVKPWPDDGVRAVCSTIYHLRAELCGHLPTIRRLIADGRVNMASFRHTRYNGCEIIP
- a CDS encoding HdeD family acid-resistance protein, with the translated sequence MNEHSGTPHFLRGALAILLGMIVLFWPGLTVEIVAIIFAVFILANGLLLISLSLARTTEGSSGTLLLLSGILVFIGGIIGVLNPMYMAVTLTLLIAVLAILSGLSDLWAAATAIGPGTHRILHGLSGLLLVILGGVFIIFPMLGAVILVAVYIGIFAIAIGILSIAQGFMTPVSA